A window from Phalacrocorax aristotelis chromosome 5, bGulAri2.1, whole genome shotgun sequence encodes these proteins:
- the RBM43 gene encoding RNA-binding protein 43 isoform X2: MTDILMIHFQMSKNNGGDVEEVKYPVMKKGVAYVTFEDEEVVESVLKKDEHRLEDRRLHRSYPLKVTRYCENVFSSVTSVLNMSIFKDQFVLEDLIQEFKQKSTALRFGPLESNGHISVQGSFPAINLLRDFLLLKAKSLPEKDKREDSKSRQNPRRRLQQRRPTTETSDSVHDADGGKQVVVLDTDVYHYMKYFFPRTFLASDGIVISGVTDGDITTVHIENTGSRSDRWALRVKEKIEKQSMELHNVLRKERIYFKDRFREEKWRCKWVCERLKLRYPSVLIVPYDTHIDVIGNSSETFEFTNEVSNEIQSLFQTR, encoded by the exons ATGACTGACATACTGATGATTCATTTCCAAATGTCAAAGAATAACGGGGGAGATGTGGAAGAAGTAAAGTATCCTGTAATGAAAAAAGGAGTTGCATATGTTACTTTTGAAGATGAAGAAG TTGTAGAGAGTGTTCTAAAGAAGGATGAACATCGACTAGAAGACAGGAGGTTGCACAGATCCTATCCGCTGAAAGTAACCCGTTACTGTGAAAAT GTCTTCAGCTCTGTCACATCTGTCCTCAATATGTCTATTTTCAAAGATCAATTTGTTTTAGAAGATCTGATACAAGAATTTAAACAGAAGAGTACAGCTTTGAGGTTTGGTCCTTTGGAATCCAATGGGCATATTTCTGTTCAAGGGTCATTTCCAGCGATCAATTTGCTAAGAGACTTTCTCTTACTAAAAGCAAAATCCCttccagagaaggacaaaagAGAAGACAGTAAGTCCCGTCAGAATCCAAGGAGGAGGCTACAGCAACGCAGACCTACCACGGAGACGAGTGATTCCGTTCATGATGCAGATGGGGGAAAACAAGTGGTTGTCCTTGACACGGATGTATATCACTACATGAAGTACTTTTTTCCCCGGACATTCCTAGCAAGTGATGGTATTGTAATTTCTGGTGTCACTGATGGTGATATAACTACAGTACATATTGAGAATACTGGAAGTAGGTCTGATAGATGGGCATTAAGAGTCAAAGAGAAAATCGAAAAACAGTCTATGGAACTCCATAACGTTTTACGTAAAGAAAGGATCTACTTCAAAGACCGCTTCAGAGAGGAAAAGTGGAGGTGTAAATGGGTATGTGAAAGACTAAAACTCCGTTACCCTTCTGTTTTGATCGTTCCTTATGATACTCACATTGATGTTATAGGAAATTCTTCTGAGACTTTTGAATTTACAAATGAGGTGAGCAATGAGATTCAGAGCCTGTTTCAAACCAGGTAG
- the RBM43 gene encoding RNA-binding protein 43 isoform X1: protein MATGQAAKSARTVVIAGVPDGLLPDDVMTDILMIHFQMSKNNGGDVEEVKYPVMKKGVAYVTFEDEEVVESVLKKDEHRLEDRRLHRSYPLKVTRYCENVFSSVTSVLNMSIFKDQFVLEDLIQEFKQKSTALRFGPLESNGHISVQGSFPAINLLRDFLLLKAKSLPEKDKREDSKSRQNPRRRLQQRRPTTETSDSVHDADGGKQVVVLDTDVYHYMKYFFPRTFLASDGIVISGVTDGDITTVHIENTGSRSDRWALRVKEKIEKQSMELHNVLRKERIYFKDRFREEKWRCKWVCERLKLRYPSVLIVPYDTHIDVIGNSSETFEFTNEVSNEIQSLFQTR from the exons GCAACAGGACAAGCTGCTAAATCAGCACGGACAGTTGTCATCGCTGGTGTTCCAGATGGCCTTCTGCCCGATGATGTCATGACTGACATACTGATGATTCATTTCCAAATGTCAAAGAATAACGGGGGAGATGTGGAAGAAGTAAAGTATCCTGTAATGAAAAAAGGAGTTGCATATGTTACTTTTGAAGATGAAGAAG TTGTAGAGAGTGTTCTAAAGAAGGATGAACATCGACTAGAAGACAGGAGGTTGCACAGATCCTATCCGCTGAAAGTAACCCGTTACTGTGAAAAT GTCTTCAGCTCTGTCACATCTGTCCTCAATATGTCTATTTTCAAAGATCAATTTGTTTTAGAAGATCTGATACAAGAATTTAAACAGAAGAGTACAGCTTTGAGGTTTGGTCCTTTGGAATCCAATGGGCATATTTCTGTTCAAGGGTCATTTCCAGCGATCAATTTGCTAAGAGACTTTCTCTTACTAAAAGCAAAATCCCttccagagaaggacaaaagAGAAGACAGTAAGTCCCGTCAGAATCCAAGGAGGAGGCTACAGCAACGCAGACCTACCACGGAGACGAGTGATTCCGTTCATGATGCAGATGGGGGAAAACAAGTGGTTGTCCTTGACACGGATGTATATCACTACATGAAGTACTTTTTTCCCCGGACATTCCTAGCAAGTGATGGTATTGTAATTTCTGGTGTCACTGATGGTGATATAACTACAGTACATATTGAGAATACTGGAAGTAGGTCTGATAGATGGGCATTAAGAGTCAAAGAGAAAATCGAAAAACAGTCTATGGAACTCCATAACGTTTTACGTAAAGAAAGGATCTACTTCAAAGACCGCTTCAGAGAGGAAAAGTGGAGGTGTAAATGGGTATGTGAAAGACTAAAACTCCGTTACCCTTCTGTTTTGATCGTTCCTTATGATACTCACATTGATGTTATAGGAAATTCTTCTGAGACTTTTGAATTTACAAATGAGGTGAGCAATGAGATTCAGAGCCTGTTTCAAACCAGGTAG